From the genome of Duffyella gerundensis, one region includes:
- a CDS encoding L-cystine transporter → MNIALILNIVIFVALLLLLAKIGRNSWSLSKRVLTGLVIGVVFGLGLHAVYGENDPVITESISWFNIVGNGYVQLLQMIVMPLVFVSILSAVARLHNASSLGKISVLTIGVLLVTTAISALVGVLVTGLFDLNATGLVQGAKETARLAAIQTNYAGKVADLTVPQLLLSFIPKNPFADLTGANPTSIISVVIFAAFLGVAALHLLKDDKEKGERVLQAIDTLQSWVMKLVRLIMKLTPYGVLALMTKVVGTSNLQDIMKLGSFVIASYLGLAIMFGVHALLLSANGINPLRFFRKVWPVITFAFTSRSSAATIPLSVEAQTRRLGVPESIASFSASFGATIGQNGCAGLYPTMLAVMVAPTVGINPFDPLWIATLVGIVTLSSAGVAGVGGGATFAALIVLPAMGLPVTLVALLISIEPLIDMGRTALNVNGSMTAGSLTSRWLGMTDRRVLESDERPELAQR, encoded by the coding sequence ATGAACATAGCGCTCATTCTTAATATTGTGATTTTCGTCGCCCTGCTACTGCTGCTGGCGAAAATCGGTCGTAACAGCTGGAGCCTCTCCAAACGGGTTTTGACCGGTTTGGTGATCGGCGTGGTATTTGGTCTTGGTCTGCACGCCGTTTACGGCGAGAACGATCCGGTCATCACCGAATCAATCAGCTGGTTTAACATTGTTGGCAACGGTTACGTGCAGCTGCTGCAGATGATTGTAATGCCGCTGGTGTTTGTCTCAATTCTTAGCGCGGTGGCGCGTCTGCACAACGCCTCGTCGCTGGGCAAAATCAGCGTGCTGACCATCGGCGTGCTGCTGGTGACCACCGCCATTTCAGCGCTGGTAGGCGTACTGGTGACTGGCCTGTTCGATCTCAACGCTACCGGCCTGGTGCAGGGTGCCAAAGAGACCGCGCGGCTGGCCGCCATCCAGACCAACTACGCGGGCAAAGTGGCCGATCTCACCGTGCCGCAGCTGCTGCTGTCGTTTATCCCTAAAAACCCGTTTGCTGATTTAACCGGTGCCAACCCAACCTCTATCATCAGCGTGGTGATCTTTGCTGCCTTCCTCGGCGTGGCGGCGCTGCATCTGCTGAAAGATGATAAAGAGAAAGGCGAGCGCGTACTGCAGGCGATCGACACGCTGCAATCCTGGGTGATGAAGCTGGTGCGTCTGATCATGAAGCTAACGCCGTACGGCGTACTGGCGCTGATGACCAAAGTGGTTGGGACGTCTAACCTGCAGGACATCATGAAGCTGGGCAGTTTTGTAATCGCCTCCTATCTTGGCCTGGCGATTATGTTTGGCGTGCATGCCCTGCTGCTGTCGGCCAACGGAATCAATCCGCTGCGCTTCTTCCGCAAGGTCTGGCCGGTTATTACCTTTGCGTTTACCAGCCGTTCCAGTGCCGCCACTATTCCACTGAGCGTGGAAGCACAAACCCGCCGTCTTGGCGTGCCCGAGTCAATCGCCAGCTTCTCCGCCTCGTTCGGTGCCACTATTGGTCAGAACGGCTGTGCGGGTCTCTACCCGACCATGCTGGCAGTTATGGTGGCGCCAACCGTGGGCATCAACCCGTTTGATCCGCTGTGGATTGCCACGCTGGTCGGTATTGTCACGCTGAGCTCAGCCGGTGTTGCTGGCGTGGGCGGCGGGGCCACTTTTGCCGCGCTGATCGTCCTGCCCGCCATGGGCCTGCCGGTGACGCTGGTGGCGCTACTGATCTCGATTGAGCCACTGATCGACATGGGCCGTACGGCACTGAACGTCAATGGTTCAATGACCGCGGGTTCCCTGACCAGCCGCTGGTTAGGTATGACCGACCGCCGCGTGCTGGAAAGCGACGAGCGTCCGGAATTAGCGCAGCGTTAA
- a CDS encoding metal-dependent hydrolase, protein MTAEGHIIFAVASAIFAKRAELTPVLAQGDWWHIISATLLTCLLPDIDHPRSLLGQRLRWLSHPIARIFGHRGFTHSLLAVLGGLWLFQVNIPQGWIIPADVLQGMVLGYLSHILADMLTPAGVPLLWPCRWRFRLPVLRSSQNGNQLERVFCYVLVGLALWFPPGSLPFGAEGWTAQIINQAQSGFNQLIKQVPGH, encoded by the coding sequence ATGACGGCCGAAGGCCACATCATTTTTGCCGTTGCCAGTGCCATTTTTGCCAAGCGCGCCGAACTTACGCCAGTGCTGGCCCAGGGTGACTGGTGGCACATTATTTCGGCCACGCTGCTGACCTGTCTGCTGCCCGACATCGATCATCCACGATCGCTGCTCGGTCAGCGGCTGCGCTGGTTATCGCATCCCATTGCCCGCATCTTTGGCCACCGTGGATTTACCCATAGCCTGCTCGCCGTGCTGGGCGGGCTGTGGCTGTTTCAGGTCAACATTCCTCAGGGCTGGATTATTCCTGCCGATGTGCTGCAAGGCATGGTGCTGGGCTATCTGAGCCATATTCTCGCGGACATGCTGACGCCAGCTGGCGTTCCGCTGCTGTGGCCGTGCCGCTGGCGTTTTCGCCTGCCGGTGCTGCGCAGTAGTCAGAATGGCAATCAGCTGGAGCGCGTTTTCTGCTATGTGCTGGTTGGACTGGCGCTGTGGTTTCCGCCGGGCTCGTTGCCGTTCGGCGCTGAAGGCTGGACCGCACAGATTATCAATCAGGCGCAGAGCGGCTTTAACCAACTGATAAAGCAGGTCCCTGGTCATTAA
- a CDS encoding fructosamine kinase family protein has product MWSAIGRLLSEQLGSADIGQKTSLPGGDVHPAWHIRYGEHDVFVKCNQRDMLDLFTWEAAQLELLARSQTVRVPAVYGVGSDRDVSFLLLEYIPLTPLDSTSALELGQQLARLHQWSEQAHFGFDFDNNITTTPQPNSWLRRWSVFFAEQRIGWQLQLAAEKGIQYGNIDLIISCVQRALATHQPQPSLLHGDLWPTNCGGSAEGPWIYDPACYWGDRECDLAMLSWYTALPPQIYEGYQSIWPLPAGFSQRQPIYQLYYLLNRANVFGGEWLLESQRAIGELLDADEWMESQASPA; this is encoded by the coding sequence ATGTGGTCAGCCATTGGTCGTCTGTTAAGTGAACAGTTGGGCAGCGCCGATATTGGGCAAAAAACGTCGCTTCCCGGCGGCGATGTTCATCCCGCCTGGCATATTCGTTACGGTGAGCACGATGTGTTTGTGAAGTGCAACCAGCGCGACATGCTTGATCTCTTTACCTGGGAAGCCGCTCAGCTCGAACTGCTGGCGCGTAGCCAAACGGTACGTGTGCCGGCGGTCTATGGCGTAGGCAGCGATCGCGACGTCAGCTTTCTGTTACTGGAATACATTCCGCTTACTCCGCTCGACAGCACCAGCGCCCTTGAGCTTGGGCAGCAGCTTGCCCGCCTGCACCAGTGGAGCGAACAGGCGCACTTCGGCTTCGATTTTGACAACAATATTACCACCACACCGCAGCCCAACAGCTGGCTACGTCGCTGGTCAGTGTTCTTTGCCGAACAGCGCATCGGCTGGCAGCTTCAGCTGGCCGCCGAAAAAGGCATTCAGTATGGCAATATCGATCTGATCATCAGCTGCGTGCAGCGCGCGCTGGCCACACATCAGCCTCAACCTTCTCTGCTGCATGGCGATCTCTGGCCAACTAACTGTGGCGGCAGCGCGGAGGGTCCATGGATTTACGATCCCGCCTGTTACTGGGGCGACCGGGAATGCGATTTGGCGATGCTCTCGTGGTATACCGCTTTGCCACCGCAAATTTATGAGGGTTATCAGTCTATCTGGCCGTTGCCCGCCGGTTTCTCACAGCGGCAGCCGATTTATCAGCTTTATTATTTGCTTAACCGGGCCAACGTGTTTGGCGGCGAATGGCTGCTGGAATCACAAAGGGCAATAGGCGAACTGCTGGATGCGGACGAATGGATGGAAAGTCAGGCCAGTCCGGCCTGA
- a CDS encoding four-helix bundle copper-binding protein — protein MNEQFQRCIEACYLCATACDNCATSCLQEEHVEMMRDCIRYDIQCAAICRVSAQLMAQKSEYAAQLCKLCAEICDRCGDECGQHEHDHCQHCARACHQCAEACRNMAGAA, from the coding sequence ATGAACGAGCAATTTCAACGCTGTATCGAAGCCTGTTATTTATGTGCTACTGCCTGTGATAATTGTGCAACCTCTTGTCTGCAAGAAGAACATGTGGAAATGATGCGTGACTGTATTCGCTATGATATACAGTGCGCTGCAATTTGCCGGGTATCCGCACAATTGATGGCGCAGAAAAGTGAGTATGCCGCTCAACTCTGTAAGCTGTGTGCAGAGATCTGCGACCGCTGCGGCGATGAATGTGGTCAGCATGAACATGATCATTGTCAGCATTGCGCCAGGGCCTGCCATCAGTGTGCTGAAGCCTGCCGTAATATGGCTGGTGCAGCATAA
- the kduI gene encoding 5-dehydro-4-deoxy-D-glucuronate isomerase: protein MQVRQSIHSDHAKQLDTAALRREFLIETLFTADTYTMTYSHTDRIIIGGIMPVTQSVTIGSEVGKQLGVSYFLERRELGVINVGGPGVIDVDGTQWEIGNQEALYVGMGRQSVIFSSNDAARPAKFYYNSAPAHRTWPDKKITLAEASSTTLGDAATSNRRTINKFIVPDVLPTCQLTMGLTRLEEGSLWNTMPCHTHERRMEVYFYFDMDEETAVFHMMGQPQETRHLLVHNEQAVISPSWSIHAGVGTKRYTFIWGMVGENQVFDDMDPVQIGDLR from the coding sequence ATGCAAGTCCGTCAAAGTATCCACAGCGACCATGCAAAGCAGCTCGACACTGCCGCACTGCGCCGCGAATTTCTGATTGAGACGCTGTTCACCGCCGATACCTACACCATGACCTACAGCCATACCGATCGCATTATCATCGGCGGCATTATGCCGGTTACGCAAAGCGTGACCATCGGCAGCGAAGTGGGTAAACAGCTTGGCGTCAGCTATTTTCTGGAGCGCCGCGAACTGGGCGTCATTAACGTCGGCGGTCCTGGCGTGATCGATGTTGACGGTACGCAGTGGGAGATCGGCAACCAGGAAGCGCTTTACGTCGGCATGGGCAGACAATCGGTGATCTTCAGCAGCAATGATGCCGCCCGTCCGGCCAAGTTTTATTACAACAGCGCCCCGGCGCACCGCACCTGGCCCGACAAGAAAATCACGCTTGCCGAGGCCTCTTCCACCACCCTCGGCGATGCCGCCACCAGCAACCGCCGCACCATTAATAAATTCATCGTTCCCGATGTGTTGCCCACCTGTCAGCTGACCATGGGATTAACACGCCTGGAAGAAGGCAGCCTGTGGAACACCATGCCGTGCCACACCCATGAGCGGCGCATGGAAGTCTATTTCTATTTCGACATGGATGAAGAGACCGCGGTTTTTCACATGATGGGCCAGCCGCAGGAGACGCGTCATCTGCTGGTGCATAACGAACAGGCGGTCATTTCGCCAAGCTGGTCGATTCACGCCGGTGTCGGCACCAAAAGGTACACCTTTATCTGGGGTATGGTCGGCGAAAACCAGGTATTTGATGACATGGATCCGGTTCAGATCGGTGATTTGCGCTAG
- a CDS encoding YniB family protein, whose protein sequence is MTYQQAGRIGILKRVVGWIIFLPALISTIISLLSFMFRHSEKQPGIDAVMLDFVHVMIDMIRFNTGFLHFFWQNSPVPDFHGGANLGFWFIYILIFVGLALTASGARIWRQSRYIKEGIEDQLIMEKAKGEEGRSRQQLEARINVPHHTIFLQIFPLYILPIIIAIAGYFILSLLGFI, encoded by the coding sequence ATGACTTATCAACAGGCTGGCCGCATCGGAATTCTGAAGCGTGTGGTTGGCTGGATTATTTTCCTGCCGGCGCTGATCTCAACCATCATTTCGCTGTTGAGCTTCATGTTCAGGCACAGCGAGAAGCAGCCTGGCATCGATGCGGTAATGCTCGATTTCGTGCATGTGATGATCGACATGATCCGCTTTAATACCGGCTTTCTGCACTTTTTCTGGCAGAACTCGCCGGTGCCAGATTTTCACGGTGGCGCGAATCTCGGCTTCTGGTTTATCTATATTCTGATTTTTGTTGGTCTGGCGCTAACCGCTTCCGGTGCCCGCATTTGGCGGCAGTCGCGTTACATTAAAGAAGGCATTGAAGATCAGCTGATAATGGAAAAAGCCAAAGGCGAAGAGGGGCGCTCCCGCCAGCAACTGGAAGCGCGTATTAACGTGCCACATCACACGATATTCCTGCAGATTTTCCCGCTTTATATTCTGCCGATTATCATCGCCATAGCCGGTTATTTTATCCTCTCTCTGCTTGGCTTCATCTGA
- the kduD gene encoding 2-dehydro-3-deoxy-D-gluconate 5-dehydrogenase KduD, with protein sequence MILNAFNLEGKVALITGCNTGLGQGMAIGLAQAGCDIIGVNRSGPDDTQALVEATGRAFHGIDADLIDTRVVPDVVQQAVSAFGRIDILINNAGIIRREDALNFTEADWDDVMNINSKTLFFLSQAVAKQFIAQGGGGKIINIASMLSFQGGIRVPSYTASKSAVMGLTRLMANEWAKHNINVNAIAPGYMATNNTAQIRDDEGRSQEILGRIPAGRWGLPDDMMGPVVFLASSASDYVQGYTLAVDGGWLAR encoded by the coding sequence ATGATACTGAATGCATTTAATCTGGAAGGGAAAGTCGCGCTGATCACCGGCTGTAATACCGGCTTAGGCCAGGGCATGGCAATCGGTCTGGCCCAGGCAGGCTGCGACATTATTGGCGTTAACCGCTCCGGGCCGGACGATACGCAGGCACTGGTTGAAGCAACCGGCCGCGCCTTTCATGGCATTGACGCCGATCTGATTGACACCCGCGTGGTGCCGGATGTGGTGCAACAGGCGGTCTCAGCGTTTGGCCGCATCGATATTCTGATTAACAACGCGGGAATCATTCGCCGCGAGGATGCGCTGAATTTCACCGAAGCTGACTGGGACGATGTGATGAACATCAACAGCAAAACGCTGTTTTTCCTCTCGCAAGCGGTGGCAAAGCAGTTTATCGCTCAGGGCGGCGGCGGCAAAATCATCAATATCGCCTCTATGCTCTCTTTCCAGGGTGGCATTCGCGTACCGTCGTATACCGCATCGAAAAGTGCCGTGATGGGCCTGACGCGGCTGATGGCAAATGAGTGGGCGAAGCACAATATCAACGTCAACGCCATTGCGCCAGGCTATATGGCGACCAACAATACCGCGCAAATCCGTGATGACGAGGGCCGCAGTCAGGAAATTCTTGGCCGCATTCCTGCCGGCCGCTGGGGTTTGCCGGACGACATGATGGGGCCGGTGGTGTTTCTTGCCTCGTCCGCGTCTGACTACGTGCAGGGTTATACGCTGGCAGTAGATGGTGGCTGGCTGGCGCGCTGA
- the ghoS gene encoding type V toxin-antitoxin system endoribonuclease antitoxin GhoS, whose translation MSPTGLQHFVVTLHYQEESLGDIQQLTSAMTGSGFTTSLHDEHGKSHELGLNSFGIITAKTAEELQQEIIAASASLPADKLRVDVQTLDDFLQHAP comes from the coding sequence ATGAGTCCGACAGGATTACAGCATTTTGTCGTTACGCTGCATTATCAGGAAGAGAGCCTGGGCGACATTCAGCAACTTACCTCAGCGATGACAGGCAGTGGATTCACAACCTCGCTGCATGATGAACATGGCAAGTCGCATGAGCTCGGCCTCAACAGCTTTGGCATAATTACCGCCAAAACCGCCGAGGAATTGCAGCAGGAGATTATCGCCGCGTCTGCCAGTTTACCTGCTGATAAACTGCGGGTTGATGTTCAAACGCTCGACGATTTTTTGCAACACGCTCCTTAA
- the hxpB gene encoding hexitol phosphatase HxpB — MSYSRPVLAAIFDMDGLLIDSEPLWDQAESDVFSALGIDLSRRAELPDTLGLRIDQVVRMWYDAQPWNGPDQAEVTQRIITRALSLVEAQRPLLPGVEHALKLCQAEGLAIGLASASPLFMLERVLEMFNLRHYFSALASAEMLPYSKPHPQVYLDAAAKLGVDPLNCVTLEDSFNGMIATRAARMRSIVVPAAENRDDARWHVAHVQLRSLAELTALHLRG; from the coding sequence ATGTCCTATTCCCGACCTGTTTTAGCCGCCATCTTTGACATGGATGGATTACTGATCGATTCCGAGCCGCTGTGGGATCAGGCCGAAAGCGATGTATTTTCGGCATTGGGTATCGACCTGTCGCGGCGCGCTGAGCTGCCCGATACGCTCGGCCTGCGCATCGATCAGGTGGTTCGCATGTGGTATGACGCCCAGCCGTGGAACGGCCCCGATCAGGCTGAAGTGACGCAGCGTATTATCACGCGGGCGCTGTCGCTGGTGGAAGCACAGCGACCGCTGCTGCCAGGCGTTGAACACGCGCTGAAACTCTGTCAGGCAGAAGGTCTGGCCATCGGCCTGGCTTCCGCTTCGCCATTGTTTATGCTGGAGCGCGTGCTGGAGATGTTCAACCTCAGGCACTATTTTTCAGCACTGGCCTCGGCCGAGATGTTGCCTTACAGCAAGCCCCATCCTCAGGTCTATCTTGATGCGGCCGCTAAACTGGGCGTCGACCCGCTGAACTGCGTGACGCTCGAAGACTCTTTCAACGGCATGATCGCCACGCGCGCCGCCCGCATGCGCTCAATCGTGGTGCCAGCCGCCGAAAACCGTGACGATGCTCGCTGGCATGTTGCTCATGTGCAGCTCAGGTCGCTGGCTGAACTCACTGCACTTCACCTGCGCGGCTAA
- a CDS encoding DUF481 domain-containing protein, translating into MKALTKLSAALLLPLGAFCHQAMADNNVFTSMDDPSTAKKPFDGSAAAGYLAQTGNTTSSSLTAQTNMTWFQSRTAYSLWGNAANTSANDERSSETYNIGGRSRYNMTNYDYLFGQASWLSDRLNGYDSRDVLTAGYGRQVLNGPVHSLRMEFGPGVRYDDFHDGGHETKALGYGALSYQWQLTDTTKFVQGVSVLSSFGEDTTVNSETGLQVAINEHFALKLAYNVTWNNNPPESAPDRTDTKTSVMLSYAM; encoded by the coding sequence ATGAAAGCGTTAACCAAGCTGTCAGCAGCTCTTTTGCTTCCGTTGGGAGCATTTTGTCACCAGGCCATGGCTGATAACAACGTATTTACCTCCATGGACGATCCTTCCACGGCGAAAAAGCCTTTTGATGGCAGCGCAGCCGCAGGCTATCTGGCCCAGACCGGCAACACCACCAGTTCCTCGTTGACCGCGCAAACCAACATGACCTGGTTTCAGAGCAGAACCGCTTACAGCCTGTGGGGCAACGCGGCGAACACCTCAGCGAATGATGAGCGCTCTTCAGAGACCTACAACATCGGTGGCCGTAGCCGCTATAACATGACCAACTACGATTACCTGTTTGGTCAGGCGAGCTGGTTAAGCGATCGCTTAAATGGTTATGACTCACGTGACGTACTGACCGCCGGTTATGGTCGTCAGGTGCTTAACGGCCCGGTGCATTCACTGCGTATGGAATTTGGTCCTGGCGTTCGCTATGACGATTTCCATGACGGCGGTCATGAAACTAAAGCGCTGGGTTATGGCGCGCTGAGCTACCAGTGGCAGCTCACCGATACCACCAAGTTTGTGCAGGGCGTTTCCGTGCTGAGCAGCTTTGGTGAAGACACGACGGTTAACTCCGAGACCGGCTTGCAGGTGGCTATTAATGAACACTTTGCTCTGAAGCTGGCCTATAACGTGACCTGGAACAACAATCCGCCAGAGTCTGCGCCAGATCGTACCGATACCAAAACCTCTGTTATGCTGTCTTACGCAATGTAA
- a CDS encoding diguanylate cyclase, translating into MPSSDPQMFLLLWFVLPVWLIAGFADWLCHRATHIETTAGIKETWIHLLMFLQMGIPMLSALFLEVNALIIGFMIVLFFCHEATALWDVSYAVTARKVSPIEQHVHSFLEMVPLMALLLVISRHWPQFLALFGAGPESARFDLHLRPDPLPVGYIASVLMGILLLEVLPYLEEYRRGKKAKGIAQGK; encoded by the coding sequence ATGCCATCATCCGATCCGCAGATGTTTTTACTGCTGTGGTTTGTCTTACCCGTATGGTTGATAGCAGGTTTTGCCGATTGGCTTTGTCATCGGGCAACACACATTGAAACCACAGCAGGAATAAAAGAAACCTGGATTCATCTGCTTATGTTTTTGCAAATGGGCATCCCGATGTTATCAGCATTATTTCTTGAGGTTAACGCGTTAATTATAGGCTTTATGATCGTGCTGTTTTTTTGCCATGAAGCCACCGCGCTGTGGGATGTCAGTTATGCGGTAACCGCCAGAAAAGTATCGCCCATCGAGCAGCATGTACACAGCTTTTTGGAAATGGTTCCACTTATGGCACTGTTACTGGTTATTTCCCGTCACTGGCCGCAATTTCTGGCATTGTTTGGTGCAGGGCCGGAATCCGCCCGCTTTGATTTACATCTGCGTCCCGACCCTTTACCGGTGGGTTACATTGCTTCGGTATTAATGGGTATTCTTTTGCTGGAGGTCCTGCCCTATCTGGAAGAGTATCGGCGCGGCAAGAAGGCGAAAGGGATTGCGCAGGGTAAATAG
- a CDS encoding general stress protein, with the protein MAEHRGGSGNFAEDREKASEAGKKGGQNSGGNFANDREKASEAGKKGGEHSHGGGRKSD; encoded by the coding sequence ATGGCCGAACATCGTGGTGGTTCCGGTAACTTCGCAGAAGATCGCGAAAAAGCATCTGAAGCAGGAAAAAAAGGCGGTCAAAACAGCGGTGGTAATTTCGCTAACGACCGTGAAAAAGCATCAGAAGCAGGAAAGAAAGGTGGCGAACATAGCCATGGTGGCGGGCGCAAGTCTGATTGA